A genomic region of Pongo pygmaeus isolate AG05252 chromosome 7, NHGRI_mPonPyg2-v2.0_pri, whole genome shotgun sequence contains the following coding sequences:
- the C7H8orf33 gene encoding UPF0488 protein C8orf33 homolog gives MAALGHLAGEAAAVPGLGTPCASRRHRLSGPVSSAGNPSTVCLCPGQPTCSNADSRAHPLGDEGGTASKKQNKKKKTRNRASVANGGEKASEKLAPEEVPLSAEAQAQQLAQELAWCVEQLELGLKRQKPTPKQKEQAIGAIRTLRSKRTPLPRKRQLMHSLFGDYRAQMEAEWREALRALRAAAYSAQVQPVDGATRKKSQRVCRPRPIWRAKATLDMPDEEFKFNFF, from the exons ATGGCG GCCCTAGGACATCTTGCTGGGGAAGCAGCGGCGGTCCCAGGCCTGGGTACTCCCTGCGCGTCCCGCAGACACCGGCTTTCCGGCCCGGTTTCCAGCGCCGGGAATCCTTCCACTGTCTGTCTCTGCCCAGGGCAACCTACGTGCAGTAACGCTGACTCCAGAGCTCACCCGTTAGGCGATGAAGGCGGCACAGCAtcgaaaaaacaaaataagaagaagaaaacccGGAACAGGGCCTCTGTGGCAAATGGAGGCGAGAAGGCCTCAGAGAAACTCGCCCCAGAAGAAGTTCCCCTAAGCGCTGAGGCCCAG GCACAACAGTTGGCCCAGGAATTGGCTTGGTGTGTGGAGCAACTggagctgggcctcaagaggcagAAACCCACCCCGAAGCAGA AAGAGCAGGCTATTGGAGCAATCCGAACCCTGCGCAGCAAAAGAACGCCCCTGCCCCGGAAGAGGCAGCTGATGCACTCCTTGTTTGGAGACTATAGGGCTCAGATGGAAGCCGAATGGCGTGAGGCCCTGCGGGCTCTCAGAGCTG CTGCTTATTCAGCCCAGGTGCAGCCTGTAGATGGAGCCACCAGAAAGAAGAGCCAAAGGGTCTGCAGGCCTCGCCCTATATGGAGAGCCAAAGCCACTCTGGACATGCCTGATGAAGAGTTTAAGTTCAATTTCTTTTAG